A single region of the Papilio machaon chromosome 13, ilPapMach1.1, whole genome shotgun sequence genome encodes:
- the LOC106711329 gene encoding putative inorganic phosphate cotransporter, with amino-acid sequence MTEKDYKKVPVDENAVHQEAVLQYGYGYRHVQALLMVLSLGVGYMARAHLGVTIVAMTSTRARHTESVETIANSSLRFDNTTTLVKNASFNLTQDEGTTVKVYDWPKSTQEMVLGAFFLGYGTMMFPTGLVCQRWGGKLPLQVALLVNGIVSILTPWLTLWGDWRALAGCRVAQGLAQAGYYPALHSLLARWVPLSERGSLSSYVYTGSVLGTVVAFQVGGVLGASSWGWPATFWLAGALCLLVFVLLTIFGAASPADHKNISEDEKNFILGRIDDGVKRAKARMPWRAVLTSRHAWAAFAAHVGSGVAFVFFFTQVPTYMHAVLRVDIKSSGLLSSLPYIASFFSTVLGGYFSDFLTNRNILSIRNARIICNSIGSVVPAAATAAVPFTGSVPLAVGCFVLSLATQGLVHTGWMVNYMDLAPNFSGGLMAIGNTFTNVFTILMPLLVSALVTDVTNVYQWRILMFIIVGLIFFTNLFFVMFMSADTQQWNDNVEKKQDDPQNNSNETEVTKC; translated from the exons ATGACAGAGAAAGATTATAAGAAAGTTCCAGTCGACGAAAATGCTG TACATCAAGAGGCGGTGTTGCAGTACGGCTATGGGTACCGACACGTGCAGGCGCTGCTCATGGTGCTCAGCCTGGGCGTGGGCTACATGGCGCGCGCGCATCTCGGGGTCACCATCGTCGCCATGACCAGCACCAGAGCTCGCCACACTGAATCAGTAGAAACAATTGCTAATAGTTCATTACGTTTTGACAATACTACAACACTTGTAAAAAATGCATCGTTCAATTTGACACAAGATGAAGGGACTACGGTTAAA GTATATGATTGGCCCAAGTCGACCCAAGAGATGGTGCTAGGTGCGTTCTTCTTGGGCTACGGCACCATGATGTTCCCCACGGGGCTGGTCTGCCAGCGCTGGGGGGGCAAGTTGCCCCTGCAGGTGGCGCTGCTTGTCAACGGAATCGTGTCGATACTTACACCTTGGCTGACATTGTGG GGGGATTGGCGGGCGCTGGCGGGATGCCGCGTGGCGCAGGGGCTCGCGCAGGCGGGCTACTACCCCGCGCTGCACTCGCTGCTGGCGCGCTGGGTTCCGCTCAGCGAGCGCGGTAGCCTCAGCAGCTACGTCTACACCG GCAGCGTGCTGGGCACCGTGGTGGCATTCCAGGTGGGCGGTGTGCTGGGCGCCAGTAGCTGGGGCTGGCCCGCTACCTTCTGGCTGGCCGGCGCCCTCTGCCTCCTCGTATTTGTGCTCCTCACTATATTCGGAGCCGCCTCGCCCGCGGACCACAAGAACATCTCCGAGGACGAGAAGAACTTCATTCTTGGACGAATCGATGATGGTGTTAAGAGGGCT AAGGCCCGGATGCCATGGCGGGCGGTGCTGACGTCACGCCACGCCTGGGCGGCGTTCGCTGCGCACGTGGGAAGCGGCGTcgcgtttgtttttttcttcacgCAAGTGCCCACCTACATGCACGCCGTGCTCAGGGTCGACATCAAAAGC AGCGGGCTGCTGTCCTCGTTGCCGTACATCGCCTCCTTCTTCTCGACGGTGCTGGGCGGATACTTCTCGGACTTCCTCACTAACAGGAACATCCTTTCCATTAGGAATGCCAGGattatttgtaattcaatAG GGTCGGTGGTGCCAGCGGCAGCGACCGCGGCGGTGCCTTTCACGGGTAGCGTGCCGCTGGCCGTCGGCTGCTTCGTGCTGTCGCTTGCCACGCAGGGCCTCGTGCACACCGGCTGGATG GTGAACTACATGGACTTGGCGCCGAACTTCAGCGGCGGCCTGATGGCCATCGGCAACACCTTCACCAACGTGTTCACCATCCTCATGCCGCTCCTCGTCTCCGCGCTCGTCACTGACGTc ACGAATGTATATCAATGGAGGATATTGATGTTTATTATCGTTGGATTGATCTTCTTTACAAATTTGTTCTTTGTAATGTTCATGAGCGCTGATACTCAACAATGGAACGATAACGtcgaaaaaaaacaagatg ACCCTCAAAACAATTCGAATGAGACAGAAGTAACCAAATGTTGa
- the LOC106711328 gene encoding putative inorganic phosphate cotransporter: MSAEKADYTSVPLAEKHEEPQESKPPSGFGVRHLQALLLFISLSIGFSMRAHLSVTLVAMTAPGACNTTCAHLGHKPNLTNLSLVDISSTLNTEFVEESHAENCVEEGQSRWNIYRTYRWSKPKQEMILFAFFVGYTSMMLPMGLIAQKFGGKLPICAALLVNGLLSVLTPWMPLLGGWVLVCAGRLLQGMAQAAFFPSVHTLLGKWAPLSERGRLSTYIYTGSQFGTVLAFQVAGAFAGSATLGWPWSFWSCGVASLVCCALMYRLGAASPADHPSISTHELAYITKDCNADSGVKKRRTPWKHILTSKAVWGLVATHTGSALGYLLVLTQIPMYMNKVLGVDIKRNGVYSSLPYISMYLITLLFGYVSDLVANKKLMSIVNIRRTANSIGMALSGLFLVGFSFVEDTLLAVVAMVICLGLHSGVHVGFHINHIDLAPNFAGPMMAMSNMIANLSGLAVPVLVSHIVGDDVTNQKKWQILFILFAALQIVSNLIFVIFAKGTVQEWNFYGEEDEDVMKRERDAMVELKSMLAKRKESQKSDKEQ; encoded by the exons ATGTCGGCGGAGAAGGCTGATTACACGAGCGTGCCCCTCGCTGAGAAACATGAAG AGCCGCAGGAAAGCAAACCGCCGTCCGGTTTCGGCGTGCGGCACCTACAGGCGCTGCTGCTCTTCATCAGCCTGTCCATTGGGTTCTCGATGCGCGCACATCTCAGTGTTACCCTGGTTGCCATGACGGCTCCCGGCGCTTGCAACACCACCTGTGCCCATCTCGGACATAAACCTAACCTTACTAACTTAAGCTTAGTCGATATAAGTTCTACTTTGAACACGGAGTTTGTAGAGGAGAGTCACGCAGAGAACTGTGTAGAGGAGGGACAGTCTAGATGGAATATTTATCGC ACGTACAGATGGTCGAAACCGAAGCAGGAGATGATCCTGTTCGCGTTCTTCGTGGGCTACACGAGCATGATGCTGCCGATGGGCCTGATCGCGCAGAAATTCGGCGGCAAGCTGCCCATCTGCGCTGCGCTGCTCGTCAACGGCCTGCTCTCTGTGCTCACGCCTTGGATGCCTCTTCTT GGAGGTTGGGTTTTGGTGTGCGCGGGTCGGCTGCTGCAGGGAATGGCACAGGCCGCCTTCTTCCCCAGCGTGCACACGCTGCTCGGCAAGTGGGCGCCGCTATCCGAGAGGGGGCGCCTCAGCACTTACATATATACAG GCTCGCAGTTCGGCACGGTGCTGGCGTTCCAGGTGGCGGGCGCATTCGCGGGCAGCGCGACGCTGGGCTGGCCGTGGTCGTTCTGGAGCTGCGGCGTGGCCAGCCTGGTGTGCTGCGCGCTCATGTACCGTCTCGGTGCCGCCTCGCCCGCAGACCACCCCTCCATCTCCACCCACGAGCTTGCATACATCACTAAAGATTGCAACGCAGACTCCGGGGTTAag AAGCGGCGCACACCATGGAAGCACATCCTGACGTCAAAAGCGGTGTGGGGACTGGTGGCGACGCACACGGGCAGTGCCCTCGGGTACCTACTCGTCCTCACCCAGATTCCCATGTACATGAACAAGGTTCTCGGCGTCGACATCAAGAGG AACGGCGTGTATTCCTCGCTGCCTTATATCTCTATGTACCTCATAACGCTGTTGTTCGGTTACGTGTCGGACCTCGTCGCCAACAAGAAACTCATGTCAATAGTTAACATCAGGAGAACGGCTAATTCGATCG GCATGGCGCTCTCGGGCCTGTTTCTGGTGGGCTTCAGCTTCGTGGAGGATACGTTGCTGGCCGTCGTCGCTATGGTGATCTGCCTCGGACTGCACTCCGGCGTTCATGTCGGCTTCCAC ATAAACCACATAGACTTGGCGCCGAACTTTGCCGGTCCGATGATGGCGATGAGCAACATGATCGCCAATCTGTCCGGCCTCGCCGTGCCCGTTCTCGTCTCCCACATTGTTGGCGACGATGTG ACAAATCAAAAGAAATGGCAAATTCTGTTCATCCTGTTTGCGGCGCTACAGATCGTCTCTAATCTAATATTCGTAATTTTCGCAAAGGGCACAGTTCAGGAATGGAACTTTTACGGCGAAGAAGATGAag aCGTGATGAAAAGGGAACGTGATGCAATGGTCGAACTCAAAAGTATGTTAGCGAAGAGAAAGGAATCACAGAAATCTGATAAAGAACAGTAA
- the LOC106711324 gene encoding putative inorganic phosphate cotransporter produces MDVEFLKYKFRDGYNGVITQTKWQVGVRHVQITYMVLCAAALGALRASAGVALLALTDASRQNNSYVQAWDVGDRGAALWAFFSGHALALLPAELYLPRLGDKFVVTAVLLINGSLNAAMPTIVNRGGWTALCNAYFLMGMTQPCLAPVNRALLDNWLPPIEWQTAACIIDTGSYVGMILALPASSWLSGSRLGWELVAYAQATLALSLAVLWSLLTAASPEQHHACPDAEREYIKDASAECRKKRQCVPWRSMLRCRRVVGLTLAHAANNALFIFYLVDVPLYLKSTGLSLLQCGVQAMIPFVALLMLVTTTAPTIGCLLKSNMMAHVFNITYIKKVINAIGTVSIVAGLAMATNMPEQWSYLRLCVLTVTLGLLTFQYAGFIENVRDLSENYRGTLIVITSAFSSVVGAVVPLGTGMILRNDENKPDAWRVVFCSIASVYGVCSMGGSALGDAGLALWDRMTGGARGHDFAYHNTGLSPEEASQLELLDMYPKKPIAGIAGTPSETIA; encoded by the exons atggaCGTGGAGtttttgaaatacaaattCCGAGATGGCTACAACGGAGTTATCACTCAAACGA AGTGGCAGGTGGGCGTACGGCACGTGCAAATTACCTACATGGTTTTGTGCGCGGCGGCACTGGGCGCCCTGCGGGCTAGCGCCGGCGTCGCGCTGCTCGCCCTAACTGACGCCTCGAGACAGAACAACTCCTACGTTCaa GCGTGGGATGTGGGCGATCGCGGCGCAGCGCTGTGGGCGTTCTTCAGCGGGCACGCGCTGGCGCTGCTGCCCGCCGAGCTGTACCTGCCGCGCCTCGGAGACAAGTTCGTTGTCACCGCTGTGCTTCTCATCAACGGGAGCCTAAACGCTGCTATGCCTACCATTGTTAACAGG GGCGGCTGGACAGCGCTTTGCAACGCTTACTTCCTGATGGGCATGACGCAGCCCTGCCTGGCCCCCGTCAACCGCGCCTTGCTCGACAACTGGTTACCGCCCATAGAGTGGCAGACGGCTGCTTGTATTATAGATACAG GTAGTTATGTAGGCATGATACTGGCCCTGCCGGCATCGAGCTGGCTGAGCGGATCACGGCTGGGCTGGGAGCTGGTCGCCTATGCGCAGGCAACGCTGGCGCTCTCGCTGGCCGTGTTGTGGTCGCTGCTTACGGCCGCCTCTCCCGAGCAGCACCACGCCTGCCCCGATGCCGAGAGGGAGTACATAAAGGATGCCTCAGCGGAATGCCGAAAG AAGAGGCAGTGTGTTCCGTGGCGCAGCATGCTGCGTTGCCGGCGCGTGGTGGGGCTGACGCTAGCGCACGCCGCCAACAACGCTCTCTTCATCTTCTACTTAGTGGACGTACCACTGTACCTTAAGTCCACAGGACTCTCGCTGCTACAG TGTGGAGTGCAAGCAATGATTCCCTTCGTAGCTTTACTAATGCTGGTCACGACCACTGCCCCAACAATCGGTTGCTTGTTGAAGTCCAATATGATGGCTCACGTattcaatattacatacatcAAGAAAGTGATCAACGCTATTG GAACTGTATCTATCGTGGCTGGATTAGCAATGGCAACCAACATGCCGGAGCAATGGAGCTATTTAAGGCTTTGCGTGTTAACTGTTACGCTGGGATTACTTACCTTCCAGTATGCCGGCTTCATT GAAAATGTTCGTGATTTAAGTGAGAATTATCGCGGTACACTGATCGTAATAACCAGCGCCTTTTCCAGTGTCGTAGGCGCAGTAGTGCCTCTGGGTACTGGGATGATTCTCAGAAATGACGAG AATAAACCCGATGCATGGCGTGTCGTGTTCTGTTCTATAGCGAGTGTGTACGGCGTGTGCAGCATGGGGGGGAGCGCGTTGGGCGACGCGGGGCTTGCGCTGTGGGACCGCATGACGGGGGGCGCCAGGGGTCACGACTTCGCCTACCACAACACCGGCCTCAGTCCCGAAG aAGCAAGTCAATTGGAATTACTAGATATGTACCCGAAGAAGCCGATAGCTGGGATAGCTGGAACACCGAGCGAAACTATTGCCTGA
- the LOC106711322 gene encoding putative inorganic phosphate cotransporter isoform X2, protein MCGVAVAGYGFGVRHLQSVCMCLCMISLFIARGSMAVAVLAMTDHSRINSTDITIYEWDKNIQGLILSSFFWGYTLMQIPAGLLAKRYGGKPVLLVALLANGVICGLLPVLSYVGGWPVVCACRVLMGLTQACLFPASHTLLGRWLPAQERTTLTGIIYGGTQLGTIIAMPLSGLLAETAIGWKLIFYSISGLMFTSAVVWYFFSASTPGEHRFMTELERQYIERGLNTCGGKVLRTPWRHILRSRGLWAIAITHIGFSCSYVLFFVDMPTYLEKGLHISLKNSASLSALPYAGMWLGNIVSASVSEKIFNRGLLSVGTCRKLFNSVACFGMAVGLAGLSFIGKEHENMAIAVLVATLTLYGFSSAGFMMSHLDMSPNFAGVMLSLTNFIANFGSVGTPLLTSFILNNDPMDLSRWRICFLIISSLLIVTNIMYMIFASAKCQPWDDPDFEDKKSADPEEVTPALTSSAILKAEEAKNH, encoded by the exons ATGTGCGGAGTCGCGGTGGCAG gCTACGGGTTCGGCGTGCGGCACCTGCAGAGCGTGTGCATGTGCCTGTGCATGATCTCGTTGTTCATAGCGCGCGGCAGCATGGCCGTCGCCGTGCTCGCCATGACCGATCACTCGCGCATCAACAGCACCGACATCACG ATATACGAATGGGACAAGAACATACAGGGGCTGATCCTGTCGTCATTCTTCTGGGGCTACACGCTGATGCAGATCCCGGCAGGGCTGTTGGCAAAGCGCTACGGGGGCAAGCCCGTGTTGCTGGTGGCGCTGCTCGCCAACGGCGTCATTTGCGGCCTGCTGCCCGTGCTCTCCTATGTC GGCGGGTGGCCGGTGGTATGCGCGTGCCGTGTGTTGATGGGCCTTACGCAGGCGTGCCTGTTCCCCGCTTCTCACACGCTGCTCGGCCGCTGGCTGCCCGCGCAGGAGCGCACCACGCTAACCGGCATTATCTACGGCG GCACACAACTGGGAACAATCATAGCGATGCCGCTCTCGGGTCTGCTCGCGGAGACAGCTATCGGGTGGAAGCTGATATTTTACTCGATATCAGGGCTCATGTTCACGTCGGCCGTCGTGTGGTACTTCTTCTCGGCAAGTACGCCTGGCGAGCACCGCTTCATGACGGAGCTGGAGCGTCAATACATCGAACGGGGGCTGAACACTTGCGGGGGAAAG GTTCTGCGCACGCCGTGGCGTCACATCCTGCGCTCGCGCGGCCTCTGGGCGATCGCCATCACACATATCGGCTTCTCCTGCAGCTACGTGCTGTTCTTCGTCGACATGCCCACTTACTTGGAGAAAGGATTACACATATCTCTAAAGAAT agCGCGTCGCTATCGGCACTGCCGTACGCGGGCATGTGGCTAGGTAACATCGTGTCCGCCTCTGTATCGGAGAAGATATTCAACCGCGGCCTGCTCTCCGTCGGCACCTGCAGGAAGCTCTTCAATTCTGTCG CCTGCTTCGGCATGGCCGTGGGTCTCGCGGGACTGTCCTTCATCGGCAAGGAGCACGAGAACATGGCTATCGCAGTGCTGGTTGCCACTCTCACGCTCTACGGTTTCTCCTCTGCTGGGTTCATG ATGAGCCACCTGGACATGTCGCCGAACTTCGCGGGCGTGATGCTCTCTCTGACCAACTTTATCGCAAACTTTGGCAGCGTGGGGACTCCGCTACTTACcagctttattttaaataacgatccc atGGATTTAAGCCGATGGCGCATATGTTTCCTAATAATATCATCTTTGCTAATCGTCACCAACATTATGTACATGATATTCGCGTCGGCAAAGTGCCAGCCGTGGGACGACCCCGACTTTGAAGATAAGAAGTCTGCTGACCCAG AGGAGGTAACGCCAGCTTTAACAAGCTCTGCCATACTAAAAGCAGAAGAGGCAAAGAACCACTAA
- the LOC106711322 gene encoding putative inorganic phosphate cotransporter isoform X1, translating to MVTENNCKGKFGTISERLGNKCYGFGVRHLQSVCMCLCMISLFIARGSMAVAVLAMTDHSRINSTDITIYEWDKNIQGLILSSFFWGYTLMQIPAGLLAKRYGGKPVLLVALLANGVICGLLPVLSYVGGWPVVCACRVLMGLTQACLFPASHTLLGRWLPAQERTTLTGIIYGGTQLGTIIAMPLSGLLAETAIGWKLIFYSISGLMFTSAVVWYFFSASTPGEHRFMTELERQYIERGLNTCGGKVLRTPWRHILRSRGLWAIAITHIGFSCSYVLFFVDMPTYLEKGLHISLKNSASLSALPYAGMWLGNIVSASVSEKIFNRGLLSVGTCRKLFNSVACFGMAVGLAGLSFIGKEHENMAIAVLVATLTLYGFSSAGFMMSHLDMSPNFAGVMLSLTNFIANFGSVGTPLLTSFILNNDPMDLSRWRICFLIISSLLIVTNIMYMIFASAKCQPWDDPDFEDKKSADPEEVTPALTSSAILKAEEAKNH from the exons ATGGTTACCGAAAATAATTGCAAAGGAAAGTTTGGGACGATCTCCGAACGCCTCGGCAACAAAT gCTACGGGTTCGGCGTGCGGCACCTGCAGAGCGTGTGCATGTGCCTGTGCATGATCTCGTTGTTCATAGCGCGCGGCAGCATGGCCGTCGCCGTGCTCGCCATGACCGATCACTCGCGCATCAACAGCACCGACATCACG ATATACGAATGGGACAAGAACATACAGGGGCTGATCCTGTCGTCATTCTTCTGGGGCTACACGCTGATGCAGATCCCGGCAGGGCTGTTGGCAAAGCGCTACGGGGGCAAGCCCGTGTTGCTGGTGGCGCTGCTCGCCAACGGCGTCATTTGCGGCCTGCTGCCCGTGCTCTCCTATGTC GGCGGGTGGCCGGTGGTATGCGCGTGCCGTGTGTTGATGGGCCTTACGCAGGCGTGCCTGTTCCCCGCTTCTCACACGCTGCTCGGCCGCTGGCTGCCCGCGCAGGAGCGCACCACGCTAACCGGCATTATCTACGGCG GCACACAACTGGGAACAATCATAGCGATGCCGCTCTCGGGTCTGCTCGCGGAGACAGCTATCGGGTGGAAGCTGATATTTTACTCGATATCAGGGCTCATGTTCACGTCGGCCGTCGTGTGGTACTTCTTCTCGGCAAGTACGCCTGGCGAGCACCGCTTCATGACGGAGCTGGAGCGTCAATACATCGAACGGGGGCTGAACACTTGCGGGGGAAAG GTTCTGCGCACGCCGTGGCGTCACATCCTGCGCTCGCGCGGCCTCTGGGCGATCGCCATCACACATATCGGCTTCTCCTGCAGCTACGTGCTGTTCTTCGTCGACATGCCCACTTACTTGGAGAAAGGATTACACATATCTCTAAAGAAT agCGCGTCGCTATCGGCACTGCCGTACGCGGGCATGTGGCTAGGTAACATCGTGTCCGCCTCTGTATCGGAGAAGATATTCAACCGCGGCCTGCTCTCCGTCGGCACCTGCAGGAAGCTCTTCAATTCTGTCG CCTGCTTCGGCATGGCCGTGGGTCTCGCGGGACTGTCCTTCATCGGCAAGGAGCACGAGAACATGGCTATCGCAGTGCTGGTTGCCACTCTCACGCTCTACGGTTTCTCCTCTGCTGGGTTCATG ATGAGCCACCTGGACATGTCGCCGAACTTCGCGGGCGTGATGCTCTCTCTGACCAACTTTATCGCAAACTTTGGCAGCGTGGGGACTCCGCTACTTACcagctttattttaaataacgatccc atGGATTTAAGCCGATGGCGCATATGTTTCCTAATAATATCATCTTTGCTAATCGTCACCAACATTATGTACATGATATTCGCGTCGGCAAAGTGCCAGCCGTGGGACGACCCCGACTTTGAAGATAAGAAGTCTGCTGACCCAG AGGAGGTAACGCCAGCTTTAACAAGCTCTGCCATACTAAAAGCAGAAGAGGCAAAGAACCACTAA